In Thiovibrio frasassiensis, one DNA window encodes the following:
- a CDS encoding sensor domain-containing diguanylate cyclase, whose product MAQEEAFPEIDAVQGQRAGMAFLAGSRFSETFLDCANDLIQSIDRGGRFLYVNKKWRETLGYDASEVAALTIFDVLDPACREQCATLFRDIAAGKILHSYEVVFVAKDGRKIPVEGRISTDFRDGELFATRGIFRDISRRKEAEDLLRDQKLLTEKLIRYSAVPIFVLDPQHRVTDWNRACELLTGISATEMVGTSNHWQGFYTEKRPCLADLVIDPVSPNAHASLYTAAQNSELQEEGLHAEGWLDAVRGERRYISSDAVPIYNRNRELVAVIQTLHDLTERKKMEEELLRLATIDTLTGIYNRGKVEDALRQEMARAARYESPLAILLFDLDEFKKVNDTHGHSIGDLVLKAVATSVGKQLRKTDMLGRWGGEEFMVLCPGIMAEDAVAIAEKLRQQIEGLPFGVTISCGLAGYRPGDTLDALINRADKALYGAKYAGRNRVRLTV is encoded by the coding sequence ATGGCGCAAGAGGAGGCATTCCCGGAGATAGATGCAGTCCAAGGACAACGGGCGGGAATGGCCTTCCTTGCCGGGAGCCGCTTTTCCGAAACCTTTCTTGATTGCGCCAATGATCTGATTCAGAGCATCGACCGGGGCGGAAGGTTTCTCTACGTTAACAAGAAGTGGCGGGAAACTCTGGGCTATGACGCCAGCGAGGTTGCCGCCCTTACTATCTTCGATGTCCTTGATCCGGCTTGCCGGGAGCAATGCGCCACCCTGTTTCGTGATATCGCGGCCGGCAAGATTTTGCATTCGTACGAGGTGGTCTTTGTCGCCAAAGACGGCCGTAAGATTCCGGTGGAAGGCAGGATCAGCACCGATTTCAGAGACGGTGAACTGTTCGCCACCAGGGGGATCTTCCGTGACATCAGTCGGCGGAAAGAGGCGGAAGATCTCTTGCGGGATCAGAAGCTGCTTACGGAAAAGTTGATTCGTTACTCAGCAGTGCCAATCTTCGTGCTGGACCCGCAGCACCGGGTCACCGATTGGAATCGTGCCTGTGAGTTGCTCACCGGGATTTCCGCCACAGAGATGGTGGGAACCTCGAATCACTGGCAGGGCTTTTATACTGAAAAACGCCCCTGCCTGGCCGATCTCGTGATTGATCCCGTTTCACCCAACGCTCATGCCAGCCTGTATACCGCAGCGCAAAACTCCGAGTTGCAGGAGGAGGGCCTCCATGCCGAGGGATGGCTGGATGCGGTGCGCGGTGAGCGCCGTTATATCTCCAGCGATGCCGTGCCGATCTATAACCGAAATAGGGAACTTGTTGCGGTCATCCAGACGCTACATGACCTTACCGAGCGTAAAAAGATGGAAGAGGAACTTCTCCGTCTCGCCACCATCGACACCCTGACCGGGATATACAACCGTGGCAAGGTCGAGGATGCGCTGCGCCAGGAAATGGCCAGGGCTGCCAGGTATGAAAGTCCCTTGGCCATTCTTCTTTTCGATCTCGATGAATTCAAGAAGGTCAACGATACCCACGGGCACTCCATCGGCGATCTGGTCTTGAAAGCGGTCGCCACTTCGGTGGGAAAGCAGCTCCGGAAAACGGATATGCTGGGTCGTTGGGGCGGGGAGGAGTTCATGGTACTCTGCCCCGGCATTATGGCGGAGGATGCCGTTGCCATTGCCGAGAAGTTGCGGCAACAGATTGAGGGGCTGCCTTTTGGGGTTACCATCAGTTGCGGACTTGCCGGATATCGGCCGGGGGATACTCTGGATGCGCTGATAAACCGGGCGGACAAAGCTTTGTATGGAGCCAAGTATGCCGGGCGCAACCGGGTGCGCTTAACGGTCTAA
- the coaE gene encoding dephospho-CoA kinase (Dephospho-CoA kinase (CoaE) performs the final step in coenzyme A biosynthesis.) produces MGQQLHASVVAVTGGMGSGKSSVSAYLCEIGGAQGLNADTICRQLLEPEASGWLAVRQAFGGRFFLPDHSIDRPLLRQVLFADQEFRRELNALLHPLVRKVISGCIAAELERNPPARPRFVVEVPLLYEAHWEHDFSPVVVTYADATTCLRRIMQRDRINEAEAEKGLAAQMPLPHKALLADHVIDNSGPWSDTCLQILHLRELLW; encoded by the coding sequence GTGGGGCAGCAGTTACATGCATCGGTGGTTGCCGTCACCGGCGGCATGGGTTCCGGCAAGAGTTCCGTCTCGGCCTATCTCTGTGAGATTGGCGGGGCCCAGGGACTCAACGCCGATACCATTTGCCGGCAACTGCTCGAACCGGAGGCTTCCGGCTGGCTGGCGGTGCGCCAAGCGTTCGGCGGAAGATTTTTTTTGCCGGACCATTCCATTGACCGACCCCTCTTGCGGCAGGTGCTCTTTGCGGACCAGGAATTTCGTCGGGAACTCAACGCGCTTCTCCATCCCCTGGTGCGCAAGGTGATAAGCGGCTGTATCGCAGCGGAGCTGGAGCGAAACCCGCCGGCCCGGCCGAGGTTTGTGGTTGAGGTGCCCCTTTTGTATGAGGCGCACTGGGAACACGATTTTTCCCCGGTGGTGGTGACTTATGCCGATGCAACAACCTGTTTACGCAGAATCATGCAGCGGGACCGGATCAACGAGGCGGAGGCCGAAAAGGGTCTGGCGGCCCAGATGCCCCTGCCGCATAAGGCCCTTCTTGCCGATCACGTTATCGATAACAGTGGCCCCTGGTCCGATACCTGCCTGCAAATTCTGCATCTGCGTGAGCTGCTTTGGTAG
- a CDS encoding RluA family pseudouridine synthase produces the protein MSMNSIFTVERGGQRLDQYLASQLEPEGLTRSRIQQLIRTGMVLVNGSSLKAKYLLQVGDKLTVTIPPQIPSELVPEPVDFVTLYEDEDLIVLVKPPGVVVHPAAGHSSATLVHGLLHHCGGLSGINGELRPGIVHRLDKDTSGVMVVAKSDFAHQALASQFKEREVKKVYQALVEGSPTAQSGRVDLPIGRHPVHRKKMAIREDGREAVTNWRVLERFSLGLTLLELGLETGRTHQIRVHMAALSYPVAGDPVYGRKNSLYPEMAITRQCLHAHTLAFSHPRSGEKLQFVAPLWGDMLYTLELLRQAANA, from the coding sequence ATGAGTATGAATAGTATTTTTACCGTCGAAAGGGGAGGGCAGCGCCTTGATCAGTATCTGGCCAGCCAACTTGAGCCTGAAGGACTGACCCGCTCCCGGATCCAGCAACTTATCCGAACCGGCATGGTCTTGGTGAACGGAAGTTCCCTGAAGGCCAAGTATCTTCTCCAGGTCGGAGATAAGTTGACGGTCACCATTCCGCCGCAAATCCCCTCCGAGCTGGTTCCGGAACCGGTTGATTTTGTCACCCTGTATGAGGACGAGGATCTCATTGTTCTTGTGAAACCCCCCGGCGTCGTGGTGCATCCTGCCGCCGGTCACAGCTCGGCAACCTTGGTGCATGGCCTTCTCCATCATTGCGGCGGCTTATCCGGGATTAATGGGGAGCTGCGGCCCGGGATCGTGCATCGTCTTGATAAAGACACCTCCGGGGTCATGGTGGTTGCCAAAAGCGATTTTGCCCACCAGGCTCTGGCCAGCCAGTTTAAGGAACGCGAGGTGAAAAAGGTTTACCAGGCTCTGGTCGAGGGCAGCCCGACCGCCCAATCCGGCAGGGTTGATCTGCCCATTGGCCGTCATCCGGTGCATCGCAAAAAAATGGCGATTCGCGAAGATGGCCGGGAGGCCGTGACCAACTGGCGGGTGCTGGAGCGGTTTTCCCTGGGGCTGACCCTTCTTGAGCTTGGCCTGGAAACGGGGCGGACCCATCAAATCCGGGTGCACATGGCTGCTCTCTCCTATCCTGTTGCTGGTGATCCCGTGTATGGCCGAAAAAATTCCCTCTATCCGGAAATGGCCATAACCCGTCAATGTTTGCACGCGCATACCCTGGCTTTTTCCCATCCCAGGAGCGGGGAGAAATTGCAGTTTGTCGCGCCCCTCTGGGGGGATATGCTGTATACTCTTGAGTTGTTGCGGCAGGCGGCGAACGCTTAA
- a CDS encoding CarD family transcriptional regulator produces the protein MFNVGDMAVYPAHGVGKIESIEQRQVGDKKQSFYVMKILDSSMVIMIPTVSCQNVGLRNIISSSDVSKVYDILNEKDVAIVSQPWNQRYREYMEKIKTGSVYEIAAVLRDLFLLRVDKDLSFGERKMMDTAKSLLIKEIALANECNETETDVEKNIEQIFS, from the coding sequence GTGTTTAACGTTGGTGATATGGCAGTGTATCCGGCCCATGGTGTTGGCAAAATCGAATCCATCGAGCAACGGCAGGTCGGAGACAAGAAGCAATCCTTTTATGTGATGAAGATTCTTGATTCAAGCATGGTTATCATGATTCCCACAGTCAGTTGCCAGAATGTGGGGCTGAGAAATATCATCAGCTCCTCGGATGTGAGCAAGGTTTACGATATCTTGAATGAAAAGGATGTTGCAATCGTCTCCCAACCTTGGAACCAGCGGTACCGGGAGTACATGGAAAAGATCAAGACCGGTTCGGTATACGAAATCGCCGCGGTGTTGCGAGATCTTTTTCTCTTGCGCGTCGATAAGGATCTTTCTTTTGGCGAACGTAAGATGATGGATACCGCCAAGAGCCTTTTGATAAAAGAGATCGCTCTTGCCAACGAATGCAACGAAACCGAAACAGATGTGGAAAAGAATATCGAGCAGATTTTTTCCTGA
- the pth gene encoding aminoacyl-tRNA hydrolase, translating into MYVVVGLGNPGKEYAATRHNIGFIFLDYLAEKYRFTFKGTKWQADAAKDLSWGYPVLFLKPQTYMNRSGVAVRAVADFYQIEPSKIIVVHDDLDLPLGRTKIMLNRGAGGHNGIRSLIEHLGGNDFVRVRVGIGRPDNAAKVSDFVLSRFGQEDAEMVREELERIESGVRLIMEEGVSVAMNRINSEPV; encoded by the coding sequence GTGTACGTCGTGGTTGGCTTGGGAAATCCCGGTAAAGAGTATGCTGCTACCCGGCATAATATCGGTTTTATTTTTCTCGATTATCTGGCGGAAAAATACCGGTTTACTTTCAAGGGAACCAAATGGCAGGCGGATGCGGCGAAGGATCTTTCCTGGGGGTATCCGGTCCTTTTTCTCAAGCCGCAGACCTATATGAACAGAAGCGGCGTTGCCGTACGAGCGGTTGCCGATTTTTATCAGATCGAACCCAGTAAGATCATCGTGGTCCACGATGATCTTGATCTGCCCCTGGGGCGGACCAAGATCATGCTCAACCGGGGCGCGGGCGGCCATAACGGGATCCGTTCCTTGATCGAGCATCTCGGCGGGAATGATTTCGTCCGAGTGCGGGTTGGCATCGGCCGGCCGGATAATGCAGCGAAGGTGAGCGATTTTGTTCTTTCCCGTTTCGGGCAGGAGGATGCGGAGATGGTGCGCGAAGAGCTGGAGCGCATCGAGAGCGGAGTGCGCTTGATCATGGAAGAAGGGGTCTCGGTTGCCATGAACCGGATTAATTCCGAGCCAGTGTAG
- a CDS encoding 50S ribosomal protein L25 — translation MLQIDMTARVRKTVGKGAARTMRRAGNTPAVIYGPLGAPVSLECNTKDLTQGLLSIHRKNAFINLEIDEDGKKITKHVITREIQTDPIQDNVLHADFYEVSMDAPMEFKVPLKYLGKAKGVDLGGDMTILKNKITVSGKLLDIPDLIEVDVTPLGRGAALTCKELGLSSGVTLVTAPDAVCVSISAAAE, via the coding sequence ATGTTACAAATCGATATGACGGCGCGGGTCCGGAAAACTGTTGGTAAAGGTGCGGCAAGAACAATGCGTAGGGCTGGGAACACCCCTGCTGTTATTTATGGTCCACTGGGAGCGCCTGTTTCCCTGGAATGCAATACCAAGGATCTCACCCAGGGTTTGCTCTCCATCCACAGAAAGAATGCCTTCATCAATCTGGAGATTGATGAAGACGGCAAGAAAATCACCAAGCACGTTATTACCCGGGAGATCCAGACGGATCCGATCCAGGACAACGTTTTGCATGCCGATTTTTATGAGGTTTCCATGGATGCGCCCATGGAATTTAAGGTGCCGCTCAAATATCTCGGTAAGGCCAAGGGTGTTGATCTGGGCGGCGACATGACCATCCTCAAGAACAAGATCACTGTTTCCGGTAAACTTCTGGATATCCCCGATCTGATCGAGGTTGATGTTACCCCTCTGGGGCGGGGTGCTGCCCTGACCTGCAAGGAACTCGGTCTCTCCTCCGGCGTGACTCTTGTGACTGCCCCTGATGCTGTTTGCGTTTCTATCTCCGCCGCGGCAGAGTAA